One genomic segment of Aliarcobacter cibarius includes these proteins:
- a CDS encoding MATE family efflux transporter — protein MKEFIKKFYKNSFVYSTKEKLSKLSILLIIILNIIVFNIIIEGLNFQTHFVNSPSNKYPYFCTNIIKNENISDFDSFSNSAYYIDSNNLYYAEDILKNKNDLDSRCIEIEKRVAIIKNEHNLKNIKEQIVNLNEQIYKLEDEVNYFRNNYNTVLFEKIANHDNDKSILNDNINSENIKAKYNDSLKNIEKLKLEKENIYINFENSNSIKSIKEYINTIKENYIIDEEKAFRYYYYIIEIIKMLFLLPLVFVFFFVMKKYLVDEKYILYIIFKNLFIVALIPTLYTVFQIIYKFLPKVFLSKVIEFFYNLDIPFLVYYILVIIFVLIFVVVIIKIQKRFREQNELMKRNKISKIESYNKNLCNSCGNSVSYIRMNFCPVCQNMLKIKCKSCQNETIFGLNYCQNCSEKL, from the coding sequence ATGAAAGAATTCATTAAAAAATTCTATAAAAATAGTTTTGTATATTCTACAAAAGAAAAACTGTCAAAACTTTCCATATTACTTATAATCATTTTAAACATTATAGTGTTCAATATAATAATTGAAGGTTTAAATTTTCAAACACATTTTGTTAATTCACCCTCAAATAAATATCCATACTTTTGTACAAATATTATTAAAAATGAAAATATATCTGATTTTGATAGCTTCAGTAATTCAGCATATTATATAGATTCAAATAATTTGTATTACGCTGAAGATATTTTAAAGAATAAAAATGATTTGGATTCAAGATGTATTGAAATTGAAAAAAGAGTTGCTATTATAAAAAATGAGCATAATTTAAAGAATATTAAAGAGCAAATTGTAAATTTAAATGAACAAATATATAAATTAGAAGATGAAGTAAATTATTTTAGAAATAATTATAACACAGTACTATTTGAAAAAATTGCTAACCATGACAATGATAAGTCAATACTTAATGATAATATAAATTCAGAAAATATAAAGGCTAAATATAATGATTCTTTAAAAAATATTGAAAAGTTAAAATTAGAAAAGGAGAATATTTATATTAATTTTGAAAATTCTAATAGTATAAAGAGTATAAAAGAATATATTAATACTATAAAAGAAAATTATATAATTGATGAAGAAAAGGCATTTAGATATTATTATTATATTATTGAAATAATAAAGATGTTATTCTTATTACCATTAGTATTTGTATTCTTTTTTGTGATGAAGAAATATTTAGTAGATGAAAAATATATACTTTATATAATTTTTAAGAATTTATTTATTGTTGCTTTAATTCCAACTTTGTATACAGTATTTCAAATTATTTATAAATTCTTACCAAAAGTTTTTTTGTCAAAAGTTATAGAATTTTTCTATAATTTAGATATTCCATTTTTAGTTTACTATATTTTAGTGATAATTTTTGTTCTAATTTTTGTTGTTGTAATTATAAAAATACAAAAAAGATTCAGAGAACAAAATGAATTAATGAAAAGAAATAAAATTTCTAAAATTGAATCATACAATAAAAATTTATGTAATTCATGTGGAAATAGTGTCTCATATATTAGAATGAATTTTTGTCCAGTTTGCCAAAATATGTTAAAAATAAAATGTAAATCTTGTCAAAATGAAACTATTTTTGGATTAAATTATTGCCAAAATTGTTCAGAAAAATTATAA
- a CDS encoding Mur ligase family protein, whose protein sequence is MEYLNIVTHIILIMSLGWYLITNLQWYNYKLDRVVFKHHKWQWHITYFLSPIVLFYLIPEPYFSGYFFIIYLTSFVLWNRKLTNPLVMTARVKRFLAILLILTFIVIGICLMYEDCVNKIIFIPLILTYILSTILEKLLFISFKNRAKQRHRSIAGLRTVAITASFGKTSIKNFLYHVLKSRFKVYKTPRSVNTIAGLVLDVNRDLPLDTQIYIAEAGARAKGDIEEITLFLEPQICVIGSVGEQHIEYFKTLNNIIQTKMEILKSPRMEMGFVHESVPIKDYPKITKFPNNLNILKSTLDGIWFEVEVGGRVEEFYAPILGSFNAINLTAVILVAYNLGMSILEIKAALTTIPQVEHRLQKIEQNGKVILDDSFNGNLEGMLEAVKISSTYDGRRVIITPGLVEATDTANIMLAKAVNETFDLVIVTGSLNTHIFTSNIDKDKLIVLKEKSQMQTLLASSTRVGDLILFANDAPNFI, encoded by the coding sequence ATGGAATATCTTAATATAGTTACACATATTATTTTAATAATGAGTTTGGGTTGGTATTTAATTACAAATCTTCAGTGGTATAATTACAAACTTGATAGGGTTGTATTTAAACACCATAAATGGCAGTGGCATATAACATATTTCTTATCTCCAATAGTTCTTTTTTATCTTATTCCAGAACCATATTTTTCTGGTTATTTTTTTATTATTTATCTTACAAGTTTTGTTTTATGGAATAGAAAGTTAACAAATCCATTGGTTATGACTGCAAGAGTAAAAAGATTTTTAGCAATATTACTTATTTTGACATTTATTGTAATTGGTATATGTTTAATGTATGAAGATTGTGTGAATAAAATTATTTTTATTCCATTAATTCTAACATATATATTGAGTACTATTTTAGAAAAGCTTCTTTTTATATCATTTAAAAACCGAGCAAAGCAAAGACATAGAAGTATAGCAGGTCTTAGAACTGTTGCTATTACTGCCTCATTTGGAAAAACTTCTATTAAGAATTTTTTATATCATGTTTTAAAATCAAGATTCAAAGTTTATAAAACACCAAGAAGTGTAAATACAATAGCAGGATTAGTTTTAGATGTAAATAGAGATTTACCTTTAGATACTCAGATTTATATAGCTGAAGCTGGAGCTAGAGCTAAGGGAGATATTGAAGAAATTACACTTTTTTTAGAACCACAAATTTGTGTTATTGGAAGTGTAGGTGAACAACATATTGAATATTTCAAAACACTAAATAATATAATTCAGACAAAGATGGAAATTCTAAAATCTCCAAGAATGGAGATGGGATTTGTTCATGAAAGTGTACCAATTAAAGACTATCCAAAAATTACAAAGTTTCCTAATAATTTGAATATTTTAAAAAGTACATTAGATGGAATTTGGTTTGAAGTAGAAGTGGGTGGTAGAGTTGAAGAATTTTATGCACCAATTTTGGGAAGTTTTAATGCTATAAATTTAACCGCAGTAATATTAGTAGCTTATAATTTAGGAATGAGCATTTTAGAGATAAAAGCAGCACTTACAACTATTCCTCAAGTAGAACATAGGCTTCAGAAAATAGAGCAAAATGGTAAAGTAATTTTAGATGATTCATTTAATGGAAATTTAGAAGGTATGCTAGAAGCTGTTAAAATATCTTCAACATATGATGGACGAAGAGTTATAATTACTCCAGGTCTTGTTGAAGCAACAGATACTGCAAATATAATGCTTGCAAAAGCTGTAAACGAAACTTTTGATTTAGTAATAGTTACAGGAAGTTTAAATACACATATTTTTACATCAAACATTGATAAAGATAAATTAATAGTTTTAAAAGAGAAATCTCAAATGCAAACATTATTAGCAAGTTCTACTAGAGTTGGGGATTTGATTTTATTTGCAAATGATGCACCAAATTTCATATAA
- a CDS encoding nitrous oxide reductase accessory protein NosL has translation MKKSIIVSILLLSTSLFSMEHKKHNMQEMNHQNHEMNNTQNVNSDIPKDVKCPVCGMFVAKYANWAATIKTDKETFYFDGVKDMMKFYFEPTKYSKDSNTKDSSIFVTDYYTLEQIDAKNAFYVVGSNVMGPMGNELIPFKDENSAKEFSKDHMGKKILKFEEITLESLPKHH, from the coding sequence ATGAAAAAATCAATTATAGTTTCGATATTGCTTTTATCGACATCTTTATTTTCTATGGAGCATAAAAAACATAATATGCAAGAAATGAATCATCAAAATCATGAAATGAATAACACTCAAAATGTAAATTCAGATATTCCAAAAGATGTAAAATGTCCTGTTTGTGGTATGTTTGTTGCAAAATATGCAAATTGGGCTGCAACTATTAAAACAGATAAAGAAACATTTTATTTTGATGGTGTAAAAGATATGATGAAATTTTATTTTGAACCAACAAAATATTCTAAAGATTCTAATACAAAAGATTCTTCAATTTTTGTAACAGATTATTATACTTTAGAACAAATAGATGCAAAAAATGCATTTTATGTAGTTGGTTCAAACGTTATGGGACCAATGGGGAACGAATTAATTCCATTTAAAGATGAAAATAGTGCTAAAGAATTTTCAAAAGATCATATGGGTAAAAAGATTTTAAAATTTGAAGAAATTACACTAGAAAGTCTTCCAAAGCATCATTAA
- the ppnP gene encoding pyrimidine/purine nucleoside phosphorylase has translation MSYFKGVSIAKAANILYDGNITSRSITFEDGSKKTLGIMLPGEYELNTVNKEIIDIQRGKIDLLLPATDWQEFEGPASFEIPANTKFKLRVHTLVDYCCSFIKE, from the coding sequence ATGTCATATTTTAAAGGTGTTTCTATTGCAAAAGCTGCAAATATTTTATATGATGGAAATATTACGAGTAGGTCGATTACATTTGAAGATGGTTCAAAAAAAACTTTAGGAATTATGCTTCCAGGAGAATATGAGTTAAATACTGTAAATAAAGAAATTATTGATATTCAAAGAGGAAAAATAGATTTATTACTTCCTGCAACAGATTGGCAAGAGTTTGAAGGACCAGCTTCTTTTGAAATTCCAGCAAACACAAAGTTTAAATTAAGAGTTCATACTTTAGTTGATTATTGTTGTTCTTTTATTAAAGAGTAA
- a CDS encoding methyl-accepting chemotaxis protein encodes MLEIITKKISNKIIFALFILMFISSITIVYSTTSKVTKDSIANAKDSLEMLNASIFQTLRNTMNTGDPSLIAKAESEARQIKGVKHLTVAKSKPLMELYGSDTPYTTDKEILKSFDSKQNQIIQTNENGEHTIRMIKPMVATSECMACHANQNEGDVIGVMDLTFSLNETDQRISSLLKEISFISILLGVITISLIFFVVRRATNPIENLKKGFENLLNSNDTNIKLEVKSNDEIGEVANLFNSYMNKVRDGLKQDAIVIEEANDVIEKTSNGFFVYKVNSKASNQHVEDLKNKLNLMIENTKETLDKINITLRNYSESKYDYIMDDKGIHGNLGSLVTGIKLVGNNTSEILAMIMNTGNSLKNSTQTLSSASNDLATSSNSQAASLEQTAAALEEITGTIQANTQATTQMAALAQKLNNSAKNGENLASETAKSMDEIFKEVNSINEAIEVIDQIAFQTNILSLNAAVEAATAGEAGKGFAVVAGEVRNLANRSAEAAKEIKAIVEKAGQKAKIGKDISNNMIDGFNELNHNISNTISTIDNVARASKEQERGIMQINDAVNLLDESTQKNAQVSERISAMASEIASMSSSLVTASARASFLQDSLDKVCDVDLVYDTALLKVKLLKNKDEVYSKLSNCEDFIISQNSEIDNWLEHLQNTGKNIDIDLINKIKEQNKTFFNDLQKLVHLNATKADNEILNLKAKDIEQNSLKLFENLNEIKRVACK; translated from the coding sequence ATGTTAGAAATAATAACGAAAAAAATAAGTAACAAAATAATTTTTGCTTTATTTATTTTAATGTTTATCAGTAGCATAACTATAGTTTATTCTACTACTAGTAAAGTTACAAAAGATTCTATTGCAAATGCAAAAGATAGTCTTGAAATGTTGAATGCTTCAATTTTTCAAACTTTAAGAAATACTATGAACACAGGAGATCCATCTTTAATTGCAAAAGCTGAGAGTGAAGCTAGACAAATAAAAGGTGTTAAACATTTAACTGTTGCAAAAAGTAAACCTCTTATGGAACTTTATGGCTCTGATACACCGTACACAACTGATAAAGAGATTTTGAAAAGTTTTGATTCAAAACAAAATCAAATTATTCAAACAAATGAAAATGGTGAACATACTATAAGAATGATAAAACCTATGGTTGCAACATCAGAATGTATGGCTTGTCATGCAAATCAAAATGAAGGTGATGTTATTGGTGTTATGGATCTAACATTCTCTTTAAATGAAACTGATCAAAGAATTTCATCATTGTTAAAAGAAATTTCTTTTATTTCAATTCTTTTAGGGGTTATTACTATTAGCTTAATATTCTTTGTTGTAAGAAGAGCTACAAATCCAATTGAGAATCTTAAAAAAGGATTTGAAAATTTATTAAATTCAAATGATACAAATATAAAATTGGAAGTGAAATCTAACGATGAAATTGGAGAAGTTGCAAATTTATTTAACTCATATATGAATAAAGTTCGTGATGGATTAAAACAAGATGCTATTGTTATTGAAGAAGCAAATGATGTTATTGAAAAAACTTCAAATGGTTTCTTTGTATACAAAGTAAATAGTAAAGCTTCAAATCAACATGTTGAAGATTTAAAAAATAAATTAAATTTAATGATAGAAAATACAAAAGAGACTTTAGATAAAATCAATATAACTCTTAGAAATTACTCTGAATCTAAATATGATTATATAATGGATGACAAAGGTATCCATGGAAATTTAGGTTCATTAGTTACTGGAATTAAGCTTGTAGGGAATAATACATCAGAAATTCTAGCTATGATTATGAATACAGGGAATTCTCTAAAAAATAGTACTCAAACATTATCTAGTGCTTCAAATGATTTAGCTACTTCTTCAAATTCTCAAGCAGCATCTTTAGAACAAACTGCTGCTGCTTTAGAAGAGATAACAGGAACTATCCAAGCAAATACTCAAGCAACTACACAAATGGCTGCACTTGCTCAGAAATTAAATAATTCTGCAAAAAATGGAGAAAATCTTGCAAGTGAAACAGCAAAATCTATGGATGAAATATTTAAAGAAGTAAATTCTATAAATGAAGCTATAGAAGTGATTGACCAAATTGCTTTCCAAACAAATATTCTTTCTTTAAATGCTGCGGTTGAAGCTGCAACTGCAGGAGAAGCAGGAAAAGGATTTGCAGTAGTTGCTGGTGAAGTAAGAAATCTTGCAAATAGAAGTGCAGAAGCTGCTAAAGAAATAAAAGCAATAGTTGAAAAAGCTGGACAAAAAGCAAAAATTGGGAAAGATATTTCTAATAATATGATTGATGGATTCAATGAATTAAATCACAATATTTCTAATACTATTTCAACTATAGATAATGTAGCAAGAGCCTCTAAAGAACAAGAAAGAGGTATTATGCAAATAAATGATGCAGTTAACCTTCTTGATGAATCTACACAAAAAAATGCACAAGTATCTGAACGAATTTCAGCTATGGCAAGTGAAATAGCATCTATGTCTAGTTCTCTTGTAACAGCTTCGGCTAGAGCATCTTTTTTACAAGATAGCCTAGATAAAGTTTGTGATGTTGATTTAGTTTATGATACAGCTTTATTAAAAGTAAAACTTTTAAAAAATAAAGATGAAGTTTATTCAAAATTATCAAATTGTGAAGATTTTATAATCTCTCAAAATAGTGAAATAGACAATTGGCTTGAACACTTACAAAATACAGGTAAAAATATAGATATAGATTTAATAAACAAAATAAAAGAACAAAATAAAACTTTCTTCAATGATTTACAAAAACTAGTTCATCTTAATGCAACAAAAGCAGATAATGAAATATTGAATTTAAAAGCTAAAGATATAGAACAAAATTCTTTAAAATTATTTGAGAATCTAAATGAAATAAAAAGAGTTGCTTGTAAATAA
- a CDS encoding alpha/beta fold hydrolase, translating to MAVKHLVIEGKSFELSYELINPTKTKDILFLHGWGSNKDVMKTAFSSYLKDFRHIYLDMPGFGKSQNIYILTTNDYSKIVKEFLTSINSDCIAVAGHSFGGKVATLLNPKNLILLSTAGILEQKPLKVKIKIFFAKLLNKLGLKNFTKVFRSKDVDKMSESMYATFKNVVDEDFSSKFEAFSNNALIFWGEEDKATSLESGKKIASLIKKSSFTSYLGDHYFFLKHAQNISKRVEDGIS from the coding sequence TTGGCAGTAAAACATCTTGTAATTGAAGGTAAAAGTTTTGAATTATCTTATGAACTAATAAATCCAACAAAAACTAAAGATATATTGTTTTTACACGGGTGGGGTTCAAACAAAGATGTTATGAAAACAGCATTTTCAAGTTATCTAAAAGATTTTAGACATATATATCTTGATATGCCAGGATTTGGTAAAAGTCAAAACATTTATATTTTAACTACAAATGATTACTCAAAAATTGTAAAAGAATTCTTAACTAGTATAAATTCAGATTGTATAGCAGTAGCAGGGCACTCTTTTGGTGGAAAAGTAGCAACTTTACTTAATCCAAAAAATTTAATTTTACTTAGTACAGCAGGAATTTTAGAACAAAAGCCACTAAAGGTAAAAATAAAAATCTTTTTTGCTAAACTTTTAAATAAACTAGGTTTAAAAAATTTTACTAAAGTTTTTAGAAGTAAAGATGTTGATAAAATGAGTGAAAGTATGTATGCTACTTTTAAAAATGTTGTAGATGAAGATTTTAGTTCAAAATTTGAAGCTTTTTCAAACAATGCTTTAATATTTTGGGGAGAAGAAGATAAAGCAACATCTTTAGAATCAGGAAAGAAAATCGCTAGTTTAATAAAAAAATCTAGTTTTACATCATATTTAGGTGATCACTATTTTTTTCTAAAACATGCACAAAATATAAGTAAAAGAGTGGAAGATGGAATATCTTAA
- a CDS encoding HIT family protein, which yields MEHLYAPWRYSYVSDEKIKDCVFCYITKNKEDEKYQVLFSDEYCFIVMNKYPYSPGHFMVVPHFHTSNIEDLEEEVWQRVSKRVRQAVKLLKDVMPCEGVNIGMNLGKAAGAGIEQHVHYHLVPRWVGDTNFITTIGQTRIYPAKFEEIFSKLKNNSEKYFL from the coding sequence ATGGAACATCTTTATGCACCTTGGCGATATTCTTATGTAAGCGATGAAAAGATAAAAGATTGTGTATTTTGTTATATAACAAAAAATAAGGAAGATGAGAAATATCAAGTTTTATTTAGTGATGAATATTGTTTTATTGTTATGAATAAATATCCATATAGCCCAGGTCATTTTATGGTTGTTCCTCATTTTCATACATCAAATATAGAAGACTTAGAAGAAGAGGTTTGGCAAAGAGTATCAAAAAGAGTAAGACAGGCTGTAAAACTGCTTAAAGATGTTATGCCATGTGAAGGTGTAAATATAGGTATGAATTTAGGTAAAGCAGCAGGTGCTGGAATAGAACAGCATGTTCATTATCATCTAGTTCCAAGATGGGTTGGAGATACAAATTTTATAACTACAATAGGACAAACTAGGATTTATCCGGCAAAATTTGAAGAAATTTTCTCAAAACTCAAAAATAATTCAGAAAAATATTTTTTATAG
- a CDS encoding D-alanine--D-alanine ligase, with the protein MKIAIVFGGLSYEHEISIVSSIAMKDVLRNELVYIFIDKNRDLYEIPSSKINSKLFSSGNYSKFDKVFLKKGGFYKLSGLFKKEQNIDFDVALNLSHGGDGEDGILSSVLDFYNIPFIAPRTEACVVSSNKFITKGYAQSVDVLTLPYKYYTKSDSIKVDMFPVILKPVKLGSSIGVAIVKNQEELSYALDVAFEFDDAIIIEPFISGVKEYNLAGTKVNGEFIFSIIEEPQKTEFLDFDKKYLDFSRTSKAKEVDLGEKLNNEIKESFKRLYNTIFEGSIIRCDFFVVEDKVYLNEINSIPGSMANYLFSDFQDLFTKVASNLPKKKHIPITYEYVNKIQSAKGK; encoded by the coding sequence ATGAAAATAGCAATAGTTTTTGGTGGATTAAGTTATGAGCATGAAATTTCAATAGTAAGCTCAATTGCAATGAAAGATGTATTAAGAAATGAATTAGTTTATATATTTATAGATAAAAATAGAGATTTATATGAAATTCCAAGTTCTAAAATAAATTCAAAACTTTTTAGTAGTGGTAATTATTCAAAGTTTGATAAAGTTTTTTTGAAAAAAGGTGGATTTTATAAATTATCTGGACTTTTTAAAAAAGAACAAAATATTGATTTTGATGTAGCGCTAAATTTATCTCATGGTGGAGATGGTGAAGATGGAATTTTATCTTCAGTTTTAGATTTTTATAATATTCCTTTTATAGCACCGAGAACTGAGGCTTGTGTTGTTAGTTCAAATAAGTTTATCACAAAAGGATATGCACAGAGCGTAGATGTACTTACTTTGCCATATAAATACTACACAAAAAGTGATAGCATAAAAGTTGATATGTTCCCTGTTATTTTAAAGCCAGTAAAATTAGGAAGTTCTATTGGAGTTGCTATTGTAAAAAATCAAGAAGAATTAAGTTACGCACTTGATGTAGCTTTTGAATTTGATGATGCAATTATTATTGAACCATTTATTAGTGGTGTAAAAGAGTATAACTTAGCTGGAACAAAAGTAAATGGAGAATTTATATTTTCTATAATCGAAGAACCTCAAAAAACTGAATTTTTAGATTTTGATAAAAAATATCTTGATTTTTCTAGAACTTCAAAAGCAAAAGAGGTTGATTTAGGAGAAAAATTAAACAATGAAATAAAAGAGAGTTTCAAAAGACTTTACAATACAATTTTTGAAGGCTCAATTATTAGATGCGATTTCTTTGTTGTTGAAGATAAAGTTTATTTAAATGAAATAAATTCAATTCCAGGGTCTATGGCAAATTATTTATTCTCTGATTTTCAAGATCTGTTTACAAAAGTTGCTTCAAATTTACCGAAGAAAAAACATATACCTATTACATATGAATATGTAAATAAAATTCAAAGTGCAAAAGGAAAGTAA
- the truD gene encoding tRNA pseudouridine(13) synthase TruD, whose translation MQLQRYLNHSPIDVVFKQSKDDFVVNELPLYEFSGEGEHLVLKLRKKDLATWDAIEILANYLKCSPREFGYAGLKDKNAMTIQHISLHRKFEDQLKDFTHDNIKILETTYHNNKIKIGHLKGNSFFIRLKRVGLVEKQKIEEAMRKIAIYGMPNYFGFQRFGIDGENYKKGKAIVEGTLKERNRNLKQMFINAYQSYLFNSWLSRRIEISKLIEAFEPKEIFQKLNLPLEEIKRAKKQPHPFKIITGDLLSHYPFGKIFIIDDLEVESQKFFEKDRVPTGLLCGKRVKKSEGFALEIEKEFDVQMQEDGARRFAFIFPENLESNYKEDKNHMELSFYLPKGSYATELIAEILHKELS comes from the coding sequence TTGCAATTACAAAGATACTTAAATCATTCACCAATTGATGTTGTTTTTAAACAAAGTAAAGATGATTTTGTGGTAAATGAATTACCACTTTATGAGTTTAGTGGAGAAGGGGAACATCTAGTTCTGAAACTAAGAAAAAAAGATTTAGCAACTTGGGATGCTATAGAGATTTTAGCAAATTATTTAAAATGTAGTCCAAGAGAGTTTGGATATGCAGGGTTAAAAGATAAAAATGCTATGACTATTCAACATATTTCTTTACATAGAAAATTTGAAGACCAATTAAAAGATTTTACTCATGATAATATAAAAATACTTGAGACAACATATCATAATAATAAGATAAAAATAGGGCATTTAAAAGGTAATAGTTTTTTTATAAGATTAAAAAGAGTTGGTCTTGTAGAGAAGCAAAAAATTGAAGAAGCAATGAGAAAAATAGCTATTTATGGAATGCCAAATTATTTTGGATTTCAAAGATTTGGAATAGATGGAGAAAATTATAAAAAAGGTAAAGCTATTGTTGAGGGAACTTTAAAAGAGAGAAATAGAAATTTAAAGCAGATGTTTATAAATGCTTATCAAAGTTATCTATTTAATTCTTGGCTTTCAAGAAGAATAGAAATTTCAAAATTAATTGAGGCATTTGAACCAAAAGAGATTTTTCAAAAACTTAATCTTCCTCTTGAAGAAATAAAAAGAGCAAAAAAGCAGCCTCATCCATTTAAAATAATTACAGGAGATTTATTAAGTCATTATCCTTTTGGAAAAATATTTATAATTGATGATTTAGAAGTAGAAAGTCAAAAATTCTTTGAAAAAGATAGAGTTCCAACAGGTTTATTATGTGGAAAAAGAGTAAAAAAATCTGAGGGTTTTGCACTTGAAATTGAAAAAGAGTTTGATGTACAAATGCAAGAAGATGGTGCAAGAAGATTTGCTTTTATATTTCCAGAAAATTTAGAAAGTAACTATAAAGAAGATAAAAATCATATGGAATTAAGTTTTTATCTTCCAAAAGGTTCTTATGCGACAGAATTAATAGCTGAAATTTTACATAAAGAGTTAAGTTAA
- a CDS encoding thiamine-phosphate kinase produces MNKEDFFIKQISNSKYNGDDGAFIDGYVYSMDAFFENVHFKKDWMSLKQIAYKSMLVNISDAIAMNAKPKYALISVAIPNSYNENDLKALSSGFKKAAKEFDFEIVGGDTIENNKLDISITIISKTKEPKFRNSAKINDFICYTGKLGSCKKDLETLLNGKKIKKSSKFMTPVLKADFFYEAAKYVNASMDISDGLFLDLEKLSKASNIGFEFIKDIKEEVGISGEEYEILFSCSAKNLKKIEDIAKKHKVKINIFAKAIKGSYKSSFENHHFKN; encoded by the coding sequence ATGAATAAAGAAGATTTTTTTATAAAACAAATATCAAATAGTAAATACAATGGTGACGATGGAGCATTTATAGATGGATATGTTTATTCTATGGATGCATTTTTTGAAAATGTACATTTCAAAAAAGATTGGATGAGTTTAAAACAGATTGCTTATAAATCTATGCTTGTGAATATTTCAGATGCAATAGCTATGAATGCAAAACCAAAATATGCGCTGATATCTGTAGCAATTCCAAATAGTTATAATGAAAATGATCTAAAAGCTCTTTCAAGTGGTTTTAAAAAAGCTGCCAAAGAGTTTGATTTTGAAATAGTTGGTGGAGACACTATTGAAAATAATAAGTTAGATATTAGTATAACAATTATTTCAAAAACAAAAGAACCTAAATTTAGAAATAGTGCTAAAATTAATGATTTCATATGTTATACAGGAAAACTTGGAAGCTGTAAAAAAGATTTAGAAACCCTTTTGAATGGGAAAAAAATTAAAAAAAGTTCAAAGTTTATGACTCCTGTATTGAAAGCAGATTTTTTTTATGAGGCAGCAAAATATGTAAATGCTTCAATGGATATAAGTGATGGACTTTTTTTAGATTTAGAAAAGTTATCTAAGGCATCTAATATAGGTTTTGAATTTATTAAAGATATAAAAGAAGAAGTAGGAATATCTGGAGAAGAGTACGAAATTCTTTTTTCTTGTAGTGCTAAGAATCTAAAAAAGATAGAAGATATTGCAAAAAAGCATAAAGTAAAAATCAATATTTTTGCAAAAGCTATAAAAGGAAGCTATAAAAGTAGCTTTGAAAATCATCATTTTAAAAATTAA
- the ruvA gene encoding Holliday junction branch migration protein RuvA, giving the protein MIIGLIGKVVKKEPTVVWLNVNGVIYQVFVSLNCSSKIISDEVKFEITEVIREDAHNLYGFLDTNEKKLFDTVIKINGVGPKVGLAICSTFTPTSFAQIITNHDVNMLKRVPGIGPKGASRILVELSGFVVDGLESGEDSNINLEASLALESLGFKKDLITTVLKTCTSTTTSELVREALRKLQK; this is encoded by the coding sequence ATGATTATCGGTTTAATTGGAAAAGTAGTAAAAAAAGAACCAACGGTAGTTTGGTTAAATGTGAATGGAGTTATTTATCAGGTTTTTGTCTCATTAAACTGCAGCTCAAAAATTATTTCTGATGAAGTGAAGTTTGAAATTACTGAAGTTATTAGAGAAGATGCACATAATTTATATGGTTTTTTAGATACAAATGAAAAAAAATTGTTTGATACAGTTATCAAAATAAATGGTGTAGGTCCAAAAGTAGGCCTTGCTATTTGTTCAACATTTACACCTACTTCTTTCGCTCAAATTATTACAAATCATGATGTTAATATGCTAAAAAGAGTTCCTGGGATTGGTCCAAAGGGTGCTAGTAGAATTTTAGTTGAGCTTAGTGGATTTGTTGTTGATGGTTTAGAAAGTGGTGAAGATTCGAATATTAATCTTGAAGCATCTTTAGCTTTAGAATCTTTAGGTTTCAAAAAAGATTTAATTACTACAGTTTTAAAAACATGTACTAGCACAACTACAAGTGAATTAGTAAGAGAAGCACTTAGAAAATTACAAAAATAG